From Carettochelys insculpta isolate YL-2023 chromosome 3, ASM3395843v1, whole genome shotgun sequence, a single genomic window includes:
- the SERTAD4 gene encoding SERTA domain-containing protein 4 isoform X2, which yields MPAASARRSCARLVGGAAMALVLAMQRFCGPIVSGAAAEPAEYQSPWEAHCGRQASPADPAQARQPADRAPGHSPGSHYRGISNPITTSKITYFKRKYVEEEDFHPPLSSCTHKTVSVFEERAHILYMSLEKLKFIDDPEVYLRRSVLINNLMKRIHGEIIMQNNWCFSACSFGGPSSHEWFMPQDCPYRKRLRMAKEECQKFHTCCFYQECDSHYLNLPISVNTNGENASSSSSSSSSSSSSCPVSLPSCSHQVDYSIGSTPVYRRDDQILANEIFITNATSHGNQEKAKLHDEKGGNETETDGVTPNCEPMKGNLALECKGKFYDYFETGCNDKSNINESWKKSLRKKESLPSNKMCCSKGSKI from the exons ATGCCCGCGGCGAGCGCCCGGCGGAGCTGCGCGCGGTTG GTCGGCGGCGCAGCCATGGCTCTGGTGCTGGCCATGCAGCGGTTCTGCGGGCCCATTGTCTCGGGAGCCGCCGCCGAGCCCGCGGAGTACCAGAGCCCGTGGGAGGCGCACTGCGGCCGGCAGGCGAGCCCCGCGGATCCCGCCCAGGCTCGGCAGCCTGCGGACAGGGCACCGGGCCATTCGCCAG GATCACATTACAGGGGAATTTCAAATCCTATAACAACATCCAAGATTACATACTTTAAAAGGAAATATGTGGAAGAAGAGGATTTTCATCCACCACTCAGCAGCTGTACGCATAAA ACCGTTTCTGTTTTTGAAGAGCGAGCGCACATTCTTTACATGTCTTTGGAAAAGCTGAAATTTATAGATGATCCTGAAGTCTACCTACGGAGATCTGTCCTCATCAACAATTTAATGAAAAGAATCCATGGAGAAATTATTATGCAAAACAACTGGTGTTTCTCTGCTTGCTCCTTTGGAGGTCCCTCATCACATGAGTGGTTTATGCCTCAAGACTGTCCTTATAGAAAACGTCTTCGGATGGCGAAGGAGGAATGTCAGAAGTTCCATACGTGCTGCTTTTATCAAGAGTGTGACAGTCACTATTTAAATTTACCCATCTCTGTTAATACTAATGGGGAGAatgcttcttcctcttcctcctcctcctcctcctcttcctcctcctgccctgtatCTTTGCCAAGTTGTTCCCACCAGGTGGATTATAGCATCGGCAGTACCCCTGTTTACAGGCGTGATGACCAGATTCTTGCCAATGAGATATTCATTACCAATGCCACGTCTCATGGTAATCAGGAAAAGGCAAAATTACATGATGAGAAAGGAGGTAATGAAACTGAAACAGATGGGGTCACTCCAAACTGTGAACCTATGAAAGGCAACCTTGCTCTTGAATGTAAAGGCAAATTTTATGATTATTTTGAGACTGGATGTAATGACAAGAGCAACATAAATGAATCTTGGAAAAAATCCTTAAGGAAAAAGGAATCTTTACCAAGTAATAAAATGTGTTGCAGCAAAGGAAGTAAAATATGA
- the SERTAD4 gene encoding SERTA domain-containing protein 4 isoform X1 translates to MPAASARRSCARLVCTFPMGAAVGGAAMALVLAMQRFCGPIVSGAAAEPAEYQSPWEAHCGRQASPADPAQARQPADRAPGHSPGSHYRGISNPITTSKITYFKRKYVEEEDFHPPLSSCTHKTVSVFEERAHILYMSLEKLKFIDDPEVYLRRSVLINNLMKRIHGEIIMQNNWCFSACSFGGPSSHEWFMPQDCPYRKRLRMAKEECQKFHTCCFYQECDSHYLNLPISVNTNGENASSSSSSSSSSSSSCPVSLPSCSHQVDYSIGSTPVYRRDDQILANEIFITNATSHGNQEKAKLHDEKGGNETETDGVTPNCEPMKGNLALECKGKFYDYFETGCNDKSNINESWKKSLRKKESLPSNKMCCSKGSKI, encoded by the exons ATGCCCGCGGCGAGCGCCCGGCGGAGCTGCGCGCGGTTGGTTTGCACGTTTCCCATGGGGGCGGCG GTCGGCGGCGCAGCCATGGCTCTGGTGCTGGCCATGCAGCGGTTCTGCGGGCCCATTGTCTCGGGAGCCGCCGCCGAGCCCGCGGAGTACCAGAGCCCGTGGGAGGCGCACTGCGGCCGGCAGGCGAGCCCCGCGGATCCCGCCCAGGCTCGGCAGCCTGCGGACAGGGCACCGGGCCATTCGCCAG GATCACATTACAGGGGAATTTCAAATCCTATAACAACATCCAAGATTACATACTTTAAAAGGAAATATGTGGAAGAAGAGGATTTTCATCCACCACTCAGCAGCTGTACGCATAAA ACCGTTTCTGTTTTTGAAGAGCGAGCGCACATTCTTTACATGTCTTTGGAAAAGCTGAAATTTATAGATGATCCTGAAGTCTACCTACGGAGATCTGTCCTCATCAACAATTTAATGAAAAGAATCCATGGAGAAATTATTATGCAAAACAACTGGTGTTTCTCTGCTTGCTCCTTTGGAGGTCCCTCATCACATGAGTGGTTTATGCCTCAAGACTGTCCTTATAGAAAACGTCTTCGGATGGCGAAGGAGGAATGTCAGAAGTTCCATACGTGCTGCTTTTATCAAGAGTGTGACAGTCACTATTTAAATTTACCCATCTCTGTTAATACTAATGGGGAGAatgcttcttcctcttcctcctcctcctcctcctcttcctcctcctgccctgtatCTTTGCCAAGTTGTTCCCACCAGGTGGATTATAGCATCGGCAGTACCCCTGTTTACAGGCGTGATGACCAGATTCTTGCCAATGAGATATTCATTACCAATGCCACGTCTCATGGTAATCAGGAAAAGGCAAAATTACATGATGAGAAAGGAGGTAATGAAACTGAAACAGATGGGGTCACTCCAAACTGTGAACCTATGAAAGGCAACCTTGCTCTTGAATGTAAAGGCAAATTTTATGATTATTTTGAGACTGGATGTAATGACAAGAGCAACATAAATGAATCTTGGAAAAAATCCTTAAGGAAAAAGGAATCTTTACCAAGTAATAAAATGTGTTGCAGCAAAGGAAGTAAAATATGA
- the SERTAD4 gene encoding SERTA domain-containing protein 4 isoform X3, with amino-acid sequence MALVLAMQRFCGPIVSGAAAEPAEYQSPWEAHCGRQASPADPAQARQPADRAPGHSPGSHYRGISNPITTSKITYFKRKYVEEEDFHPPLSSCTHKTVSVFEERAHILYMSLEKLKFIDDPEVYLRRSVLINNLMKRIHGEIIMQNNWCFSACSFGGPSSHEWFMPQDCPYRKRLRMAKEECQKFHTCCFYQECDSHYLNLPISVNTNGENASSSSSSSSSSSSSCPVSLPSCSHQVDYSIGSTPVYRRDDQILANEIFITNATSHGNQEKAKLHDEKGGNETETDGVTPNCEPMKGNLALECKGKFYDYFETGCNDKSNINESWKKSLRKKESLPSNKMCCSKGSKI; translated from the exons ATGGCTCTGGTGCTGGCCATGCAGCGGTTCTGCGGGCCCATTGTCTCGGGAGCCGCCGCCGAGCCCGCGGAGTACCAGAGCCCGTGGGAGGCGCACTGCGGCCGGCAGGCGAGCCCCGCGGATCCCGCCCAGGCTCGGCAGCCTGCGGACAGGGCACCGGGCCATTCGCCAG GATCACATTACAGGGGAATTTCAAATCCTATAACAACATCCAAGATTACATACTTTAAAAGGAAATATGTGGAAGAAGAGGATTTTCATCCACCACTCAGCAGCTGTACGCATAAA ACCGTTTCTGTTTTTGAAGAGCGAGCGCACATTCTTTACATGTCTTTGGAAAAGCTGAAATTTATAGATGATCCTGAAGTCTACCTACGGAGATCTGTCCTCATCAACAATTTAATGAAAAGAATCCATGGAGAAATTATTATGCAAAACAACTGGTGTTTCTCTGCTTGCTCCTTTGGAGGTCCCTCATCACATGAGTGGTTTATGCCTCAAGACTGTCCTTATAGAAAACGTCTTCGGATGGCGAAGGAGGAATGTCAGAAGTTCCATACGTGCTGCTTTTATCAAGAGTGTGACAGTCACTATTTAAATTTACCCATCTCTGTTAATACTAATGGGGAGAatgcttcttcctcttcctcctcctcctcctcctcttcctcctcctgccctgtatCTTTGCCAAGTTGTTCCCACCAGGTGGATTATAGCATCGGCAGTACCCCTGTTTACAGGCGTGATGACCAGATTCTTGCCAATGAGATATTCATTACCAATGCCACGTCTCATGGTAATCAGGAAAAGGCAAAATTACATGATGAGAAAGGAGGTAATGAAACTGAAACAGATGGGGTCACTCCAAACTGTGAACCTATGAAAGGCAACCTTGCTCTTGAATGTAAAGGCAAATTTTATGATTATTTTGAGACTGGATGTAATGACAAGAGCAACATAAATGAATCTTGGAAAAAATCCTTAAGGAAAAAGGAATCTTTACCAAGTAATAAAATGTGTTGCAGCAAAGGAAGTAAAATATGA